The genomic DNA TCTAATAAGGGCGAAATTCAATTTAATAAGAATACAAGAAGGAATTCTTAGGcgctatgttttttttttttgctaaaaaaGAAGTTGACTGCGAGAGGACAAACTAGGCAGAAACACTTCTTTTCTAAACTTTATTGTAAGCGGAGAACCGAAATtattaggaaaaagaaaacaaaataaatcgtgtattttgttccttttttccttttcaaaaacggagagcaccgccgccgctgccgctcccccGCTCGCGGATATGGCGTCCGAGCCCCCGCCGGGATCCACCGGCGAAGCGACACGGaccccgccggcgccctccgccgcggccgccccccGCGTCTCCTACGTGCAGCAATGCGTAAGCGccctccgcccctccctccctcgctctCTTCCCTAAACCCCCATAAACCCTGCCATTTCTTCGTTGCGCGCCGCTGCGCGGTGGTCCGGTGGGGCTCACTCTCTCCTTGGCGGCGTCGCTCAGGTCGTGCTCGTCGACTGGTGGCTGGAGAGGGTGGAGGGCGAGGAGGGGAAGATCCGCGTCGCCGGGATCGCCTCCACCGCGCAGATGAGGCATCTCCTCCTCCCGTTGCTCCATTTTCTCGATTCCTTCTGCCCGGTTGGCATCCAGTTTGAAAAATGTGATCCTTTTCTAGTCCCCCAGTTAGAGGAAATTATGATCTTATTTTTGTCGATTTGAGAAATTCGTTGGTtctgaaacaaaaaagagaaatgcgAAACAGTTTCAGTTGCTACTCCACCATTGGCCTCAATGTGCTGTTGCCTACTCTGCAAGCAGGAAAGGAGCATCATCCTCAACGGGAAACAGGAACGTAGCAGGCCGAGTGTTCAGATCTGCCGCCATCGGGAGGCGCCATGACCAACACGCGATAGAGACTGAGGACGGTTACAAAATACAGATTGGCCGTCTCTTGAACGTTCCCCGAACACGTGACAATGGATTTCCTGAAAAGGTAACTGCTTTCTCTCTGTGCCCCTCATTAATGATTAGTGTCCAGCAGCCAGAGTTTTCGAAGGTGATTTGCTACTAAATTGATGGGCTGCCCTGTGCACCAATTCACTATATTCCTTTTTCTTCCATCCTTTTGACACTTCCACTTGATCCATCTTTGATTATCCTAGCTAATTTTATTGATTGGAGTACCTTAAGAAGTGACCAGAAAATTTATCTATATCCATTACTCTATGCAGGTGTGCAAATGCTTCGAGTTTGGCTTTCCGATTCAGTGGCTTAAGCTTGTTAATCCAAAAATGGAGCAGCAGAATGAACAAGCACAATCAGAATCTACTGCTGATGCACCAAGGCATTCAGTTAAATATTGGATGGAGGAGTTCTTAAGCGATGATCTTACTAATCTAAAGAAATATGCTTCCGAAGAGAATGATTCCTACTCATCCGCAGGGTATACCAGCAATACAGATGGACCTGCTATCCAAAGCCTTTCAAACTTGCCTGATGGTAATGCAGGTAACATGGCTGCATCTGGGGGATTATATGGCGGCAGAACGAACATGCCTGGAAAACCATTGGCACGACCTAGAGAAACATCTTGTAGTGGTCAAGAAAGTGATCAGCATGAAAGTATGCAGATAGACACAAGCGAACAGGGGTTAGATAATCACTCCATCAGCTCTGTTTCAGTTAATCAAAATACAGGTTCCTTCTGCCCTAACTCAAAAGTAGATGACAGCATATTGGCGACATCCAAAATTATGTCAGTTGAGAAGGAAAGCTATAGGAGAAGAGTAGGTTCTAGTAAGGCTGACGAAGATGCAGATATTCAGCATGAGAATATGCAGAGCTGTTCAAATGAACATGAGATAGTTACACTTCCCATTGACTCTGCAATAGTTAATGAAAATCCAAACTCTACATCCTCTGACTTAGAAAAACCAGGAACTCCGAAATGTGGCAAAGCTTCAATGAATCTGGGGAGTACAGATGCATTGGAACTACCAACTGAAAGGATGACTCCACAGTTTGGAGCTGTTCAAGGTTCAGAAGACAGTCCAGTCAGGAGATTGCGAAGTGGCAAAGTCTTTGGAATGCCAAGTGGTGGGCTAATGAAGAGCGGCCACAAGAAGAGAAAGATCCAGCATGAAGCATCTAGTCAAAATATGATACCTAATGAAGGGGACACATCCACTGCTGATCTGACTTCTCACGAAAATGTAGGTTGAATTTTGCACCTCGAGAGATCAGTTGACAATAGCTTATCTAATTCAAATTATTTAATATCAATTTCTACTTTCGACACCCGTGATTCTGGATTTGGTTTGTGATACACCCTTTTCTTATGATACCAGTTTTAGCATTCTACTTTTATTATCTATCGTTATGTGCATATCACCATCTATCATCGTAGTTTTACACAGAGATGCATAATTTCCTGTTGCCACACCTTAGCCCTCTGAATGGTAATGGGTAAATATGGGTAGGATGCTGTACTGATGTAGCGCCTATTTGGTAAATCTAATGAGATGCCAAAATTTGCAGGATTCGTCAGCTGCTGGGGGTGTCACTAAAGATAAGCAGGAATCACATGATTCACACAGTAAGTCAGTTAATTTGCAGAATTTTACACTTATTCTTTGGTACTCAGGGTATTACATCACAAGGGTTGGTTTAGGAGTTAAATGCTATCTCTGTTTCCGATATATTGTTTTGAACCATGAAAAAAAGGTTACCAATCCACCATTGcaatatgaaaataaaaaatgtgcCGGTTATTTTTTCCCCTAGAAAGAACTAATAGCAAACTGTTGACAGGAGGAATATCAGCGAAGAAGGCGAAGAAAAAGAGGGAGTCCAGCAAACTCTTCTGGAACTGGTGCTGAAACTTGTGCAGAGTTTGTTTCCCAACTTGAGTAGCTAATTGGTAGATGGATCGTGCCATTGTTAGATGGTGACGCCGCTTCTGTATGTCTTACCTCCCAATTACTACCCCTTAATATGATCTCAGCTATATATTCCTATTACTGAGCCTGTTCAAAACAGCAGAGATGTTGGCCCTTAATATTAGTATCATGTCGTTCTATTTGCAACTGAGTTCTGATGTACAAATGCTGCTTTCATGCCTTAGGAAAGCGTGCAGTGTAACATGTTGGACCGGTCTTCGCTTGCCATCGTTAGTCTGGTGGGTATTTGACAGTTGTATATCGCAATTTCTTGAAAAACAATTACCAACCACTGTGTCAAAGATTACTTGAGTCCAGTTGTACACGTTTTGCAACACTTAGCGCTATGCGAATTTGGAGTCATCGTTGATCAGAGCCCTCTGCAGCTCCCAAGCTCCTTGGCTTGATAGCAATCTGTCCCCAATATGACCCTGTGCTCATCTTACCTTCTGAAGCCACCCTGACAGTCTGACGGCCAAGGCATTGCCACTTGCAACCATACTCTGAACTGAACCCTTGCCGGAAGTGCTTTGGTGATGTCTCTCATactcagcagtcagcaccatTGAAAGTTGAAACATGTCCTGTGTCCCACAACAGGAGATCAACCTCCAATGCTCTGCTTCAGTCTCATGACTCTAATGAAATCAACTAAATTGCGGCTGACCGTCAGTTGACTGCAACGAGGCGACCCGGCAAGGGCAACACATGGCAGGTTTAGACTATGAACCACATGTTTAGTGACACAACGGATGACAAATGGGTACATAGAAATTTCCAGTGGCAAAATTTCACCCATCAACAAAACTGATCCCTCAGCATATCTTGTTCCATGTTGCGAAATGCAGCAAATGAAGTACAAGAAACAATTTAGATCTAGTGGTCCGTAGAATTGTTTCACATTCCAGATAAGTCGTAAGCATTGCCCGCGTAGTCGTCCATGAACAGAGAAATTCCACATTTTAGGTGCTTAAATATTAATAGACAACAAATCTACAACTGTCAGCAAGCTATATATACAGCTATATACATCTTTCATTGGTTGATGCCCTCCTTGAATATATGCTGTATGAACAAACTGAATTTTGTTCATAAAAGAATTAGATTTATATGCTATCTTCTAACCATGCTTGTCATCAATGTACAGTGATATCATCAACCTTGTCATCTTGCCTCCGTGCGTCTGCTACTTCAGTCTCACTGGAAACTGGCATGGAAGGGAATGGGACAGGAACACTAACTTTTTTGAAAACCAAGTAGATTAGAGCTGCGATATATGCCGCCATGAAAGGGAAGACAAGGGTGCTAATTACTGCGTTCGCTATCCTTGGAAGTTCACTATGCACAAGCCAACTGAGGAAGCTTGTGCAAAAGAAATAAATATTAACTCCCATAATTACCATGGAGAGGATCCATGCGACTCGGACAATCTAAATGTGAAGATAGAAACTGGTGTAAGTGTAATGCATAACAAAAAAATTACTGGGTTAACAAATGCAAAACATAAAGGTAAAGGTGTTTGTTAATGAGGTAAGTTCTTCTATGCAAAATTCTTCATGTAGGAAATAATTTACATTTAGTTAATGCATCAACAAGTTTTATCTTGCTTTCCTCTAAATATGATATAAAATTTTCCGCTTGTTAATGCTGCTCTCTAGTGAAACAATATCAGTGTTAACAAAGAAATATGATACAACATCAAGTAGCTGAGTATCACTGGAAAAATTGTTATTACTTTTTAATCTTTTAGGGTAACAATTATATAGCGTTCCTTCACCATTCATGATATTTGAGGTACAAGTAGAATGGTGCTAGAGATAACGGCTAAGCAAATATCTGTCTTTGATGTAATAAAATTGATGTTACACCGATTAGTTTATCAAGAATATTATGGAGAAATCTGATAGTAATCCATTGAATTAGATAGCTTACACAAGTCGAGTTCTTGTATGGTCCTATCATTGCACAACTGCTACTGAATTTGAGGAGAGGAACCAGGGCAAATGGCAGCACAAAAGCTAATATGATCTGCAAGATGAAGAAAAACTATCAAAATTCTGTATGACTAATGCTTATTCGGTATGATGACAAGGCGGTTGTCAGAGAAGTTACTGCAGATATGTAGATAAGTTGTCGAACATGAGCGGCACCACCAATACTGCAAATTATCAAACTAGGTATGATGGTGAAACAGGGAGCAATGATGTAAATGATGAATTTCCTCATCCCGGAGAAACCCTGTACCACATCAAGATGGCAAAAGTTTTTACTTAATAGAGATTGGGAGCAAAGTTCAGCTAGAAAGATAAACAACCTGGATGGTTTGTTTCAATTGTCACTCAAAAAAGTTGTAGGCTAGATTTTTTTTCGTACAAAAAATTACATTTTAAGAATTGGAAACACAATTAACATTGTGAGTTGATTTGCTATACATTTATGTATTAATTCTATCATCTATTAGTTTTGGCAAAATAATTTATCTAAAGAAGTTGATTGTCTAAAAATAATGTGCATCTGCTCACCACTTTTCCATACATATGAATTTATTATAACCCACAACTTTGATTACAACATTTGTTGTGCACGATATAATAGGCAATATTAATATCAAACCCAACATCTGACTTAATAACCCCATAGCCCAGTACCATCCTATCGTTGTGCCATCATGGGGCGGGAATGAGATCCTCTACAGTCGGTGTGTCTGCGGTTGAGTCACTTCAACCGCAGACACACCAACTGCAGAGGATCCATCTCCCATGGGGCGTGTGGTTCGCCAAACCTTAGCTGGCCGCCACACGCCGTCCACCTCTCCTGAGACATCCAAGCCAAATGAGTTATCTATAACATATTttattctcttttattttaCTTGGGTGGGAAGTAACTTCCTCACACTAGGCGTGCACACACAGACACAGTTGCTTCAAGCCTCCCTCTCCTTCGTCATTATTCACTGTGGCCTACAGGCCCACACCCTCTAGAATCCATGCACACAGCAGTCCTATTTCTTGGTTTTGTTCTACACGTACTATGCAGTTGGTCATTTCATATAAAATGTAGAATTCATATGAGGTAACTTGTATCTCGGTATCCACAAGGAATTGACATTCCTTATAGCCTTTCTTTGTAAATTACCTGCATAATGTATTGTCCAGAATAGCTGGTAGCCACTGTGCAACTTTGACCTGAAGCTAATAACGCCAAGCCATAGATTTTTGAACTTGATTTCCCAAAGATATTCTGCACATGAGCATTCCATCGTGTGTCAAAAGAATTAAAAGGAATGAAGAAGCGCATGGgattgttttcttcttttttacctAATTCCAATATTCCATCTTCTTCTATTCATGATTAGTTTAGGTCAAACTTGTTGCATTTGTTTGGGTGATAAAAGGAACATAGATGACTGAGAGGAATGGACAAATGAGAAAATAATTCTAAAAAGGAATGGGAACCTTTTTTTCATTTCTGGCCTTGGCTGGGGCCAATAGGTTGCAACGGAAAGGTCTAATAATTAAGCTTATAATAAACCTGGTTGTTTATGCTTgattgctactccctccgtcctagaTTGTACAtcattttggcatttctaggttcataatttttgctatacacctagatatattatgtctagatacatagcaaaagctatgaattaaaaatgccaaaacgacctacaatttgggacagagggagtattgtTAATATAAGACAGACCAACACTAAGTAATTAATATGCTTCTATATAAAGTTTACAACTGATGCTGCACAATGTTTTCATTAGTACTGACCTTTAGTAATACAGATGTGGAATTCAATGTAAGACCGCTACAGTTGTCGTCAACCATCTGACTATCAGCACATATAGTCCCCGTGATTGACACAATGGCTACATTTACAAGTAGCACAAGGAACAAAGCAAATGCATTCTCAATCAAGAAGAATGTAGATGTGTCCTGGATAAAAAGGGTCAAATTACAACTGCAGTTACATATATCAATGTTTTACAAAAGAAACACAAACAATCGATACTAAAGGGTAAATACAACCTCATGATTTGTAGTTTTGTACTATACAAAATTTGGGAAGCATGGTGTCCAATGATgtaaaatgcaatgcatcatgTACTACCTTTATAAATAGCTAACTATTGcatgattttcctttttatgATTTTTGCTGCAGAAACACCATTTTCAGAATTGTGCATATATGAATTTGTGGAAATATTGCAGGGTATTCTTAGATTTAATGTGATGTTGTTCTAAGTATTGAAAGTGAATtattatgaatattgatcacTTACCTTGACTCCTTTAGGAGAAGATGGTATTTTTCTTGATAGCACCAATGATGAATGTAGGAAAAGATTATGTCTAGCATTATATCAAATAATAGTGAGAGatgaatatttaatatttcaCAACAGGGTTTAATTCCATATTATAGATACTTACGGTACAATGAGGGCACTAAATAGTGCAATTGCGTCTGATGTAGCGTAAGCCCCTCTCAATCTTGGGATGAACAAGCCCTGAATTACCTCACCCATAGGAGGATTGGCACTGTTCACTTCAACAAAGAAGCAAGCGGCCATGATGAGAATAAAAATAACTCCTATGAACTCCATTTTCCGAACCTTCAAGAAAAAAATGGATGGTCCATATGTCAGTTATATGCACCAAAATGGAACTACGTATTTCTTATTTATAAACCATATATGTTACTTTTATTTTTTGGGAAACAAGAGGGGCAAGCCCCCTAGGCCCCTGCTGATACTGATTATATAAAATATAACAAGGATGGAAAAACAAGCAGAGTTTTACAaagagaaaggaggaaggagcTTGCACGCACACAAAAATTAGTTATAAGACTGTAGGCAATCTGAAATATAATGTATGTTACTATTTAGGCATGAGAATTTTTGTGCTACATACTTTTTCACATATTTCATATCACACACTTTTCCCCTTTCTAGAAATGAAATGGAAAGATTATGGAGACACATATCCatattattttctaaataaatcaCAAGGGTTATTTCAGTGAAAATGTACATGATCTACATATTACACTGTTATTTATATGATGGAAGAGTATATTAATTACTTGTCTATTTTGTGGTGAGATGAGAATCTTACCCCACAACTCTGTAAAGCTAGGATTAGGAAAGTGCTTGCTCCACATATTAGAACACCAGCCCAAAAAGGGATGTGGAGCAATATCTTGTATGCCAAAGCAGTTCCTAACACTACACAAAGAACAAAAACAATGTTGCAATTAGTGGACACATCGATGTGCAAAATTGACATGTCTTTTGTAACAATATTGTTTGAATATATGTAAAAATTGTTAAAATGATCTTGCATGTACTGCCAACTGACATAGTTTTATTTGCTGCGTCACCCTGTTAGTTGGTCATTAGTAGTAGTAACATGGTGGTTCTGGGCATATATACGAGGTTATAATTCTTGTCGCTCCAATTGTGAACCTTGTAGTTAACCCTTTTACAGGAAGATATGACAGAAGTGTAAAGGAAGTGCTATGCACAGGGTCGTTACATGTTGGCTTTGAATTTTTTAACCAGTGCTGCACTTCAATTTGTCATATATGATTGTATAATGTTTCGCAATGTTTACCTCTTTATAAGAGCTCAATGCACATCATTGTATATGTAAACATGCAGGGCAAATATTGCGCATTCTAGTAAGAGTTACTGCTAACTGCTCCTAAATGTTTCCCATACGTTCAAAGCAACCAACATAGGAAGAAATTAGATGATCAAGAACAAACTCAATACCTCCTGGTACTGTGGCAGCAATCACACCAACCTCAATGAGCAACCAAAGGCCATACTTCACATACTTTGGGTATTCACGCATACACAGCTCAGCAAGATGCTTTCCTGTTGTATGTTACAACAATGAAATTAAGATGTCATTTTCTTGGGTACCAGTAAAAAGGTTCTAAATTTTAGAGTTCATTAGAAAAAGGTTATTTCTTTTATCTATGTTGAAATGAGTAAAATACTTTGATCCACAAAATGTAGGAACAAACTAATAAAGAGCTTTCAGAATCCATTTTGGCTTAGTGGCAGAGGGGGTGTGGGTAACTTTCATTGTCTACAGCCATGAAACCTAGGGGATGCAGCCAGGATGGAGCGCACACACTATTTTTAAAGGGATAAAAGAAACAGTAATGTCAACAAAGGAACAAAAACCCTTCctattattaaaaaaagaaaaaacaaaggtgAGGCAGGATGGTTCTGGATTCCCAGAAAAATAGGAACAATTAACAAAGAAATTTGTTGAACCTCGGATATGCATTATCTACAGCCATGAACCCAGAGGATGCATTTTCATATGCGACAACAAAGCAATAGTATTCAATAAAGAACTTTAAGAATTATTTCTCATAAAAGTTGAATTCCAAATGGTGGTATATGCACAGATATTGGCCTTGTGATGATTTAGCTCAAGATTTGGATGATCCAACAAGTAGAATCTGTGGTGAAAGAAAATGTTCTCAACTCTCATTCAAACTAATTTAGGTTGAGTGACAGGTATGGCTGGATTTGAAATATATAAATCACTATCAGAGAAACTAATCAAGAACTGATTTACGTTTGTTGCCAACAATCCTATTTTTCCCTGCACATTGCTACATTTGCTTTGTTAGTAAATCTTTCTAGAATGGTTACATTTGCAGAACCAACTTGATAGTAAGAATAGTTTCACCTGTAATGATGCCCAATTTTGCTGCCAATGATTGTATGATCAATACAAAAATGAACCCAAAGAAGAGAACCCATAACAactgaaaaaaaatacatgtttaGTTCTCACTCTTGTAGAAGGAAAAAATGTAGGGGTGAGATGTCATAAGCTATTCTAAGTGAAAACTAAAAgttgataagccgaagaaatgGTTGGGAACCTACCTCGTATCTGTGACTTGATCCAGCCTGCAAATCAGTCTGCACTGTTCCAAACATACAACCATACGATACATAAATACTCGTAAAGAGAAGGAATAAGCCTATATCTTTTAGACGCACTCGCTTATTTCACATTCTTATAGTTTTAGATCGAAGACCTACTTTTAGTAGCTTTTGTAGAAAATCTACAGGGAATACAAGTTGTGTGGGGTTAGCATCTTAAGCTTTAAGACCACACGAGCACAACATCAAAAGCTAACCAGCAGCTAGTACTACCCTACTATCACTACTAGCTCAACTAGCCAAAATATGTAGAGCATAAATGGAGATATTCATGAGGCATGGTCaaaaaaagatgaaaaggaAGAAGGATTCTTGAGTACGCATGTATCATCCAAATGA from Setaria italica strain Yugu1 chromosome VII, Setaria_italica_v2.0, whole genome shotgun sequence includes the following:
- the LOC101772781 gene encoding uncharacterized protein LOC101772781, which produces MASEPPPGSTGEATRTPPAPSAAAAPRVSYVQQCVVLVDWWLERVEGEEGKIRVAGIASTAQMRKGASSSTGNRNVAGRVFRSAAIGRRHDQHAIETEDGYKIQIGRLLNVPRTRDNGFPEKVCKCFEFGFPIQWLKLVNPKMEQQNEQAQSESTADAPRHSVKYWMEEFLSDDLTNLKKYASEENDSYSSAGYTSNTDGPAIQSLSNLPDGNAGNMAASGGLYGGRTNMPGKPLARPRETSCSGQESDQHESMQIDTSEQGLDNHSISSVSVNQNTGSFCPNSKVDDSILATSKIMSVEKESYRRRVGSSKADEDADIQHENMQSCSNEHEIVTLPIDSAIVNENPNSTSSDLEKPGTPKCGKASMNLGSTDALELPTERMTPQFGAVQGSEDSPVRRLRSGKVFGMPSGGLMKSGHKKRKIQHEASSQNMIPNEGDTSTADLTSHENDSSAAGGVTKDKQESHDSHRGISAKKAKKKRESSKLFWNWC
- the LOC101765884 gene encoding metal transporter Nramp4 isoform X2; translated protein: MLDLVFLFPWLTLTLAMTDLQAGSSHRYELLWVLFFGFIFVLIIQSLAAKLGIITGKHLAELCMREYPKYVKYGLWLLIEVGVIAATVPGVLGTALAYKILLHIPFWAGVLICGASTFLILALQSCGVRKMEFIGVIFILIMAACFFVEVNSANPPMGEVIQGLFIPRLRGAYATSDAIALFSALIVPHNLFLHSSLVLSRKIPSSPKGVKDTSTFFLIENAFALFLVLLVNVAIVSITGTICADSQMVDDNCSGLTLNSTSVLLKNIFGKSSSKIYGLALLASGQSCTVATSYSGQYIMQGFSGMRKFIIYIIAPCFTIIPSLIICSIGGAAHVRQLIYISAIILAFVLPFALVPLLKFSSSCAMIGPYKNSTCIVRVAWILSMVIMGVNIYFFCTSFLSWLVHSELPRIANAVISTLVFPFMAAYIAALIYLVFKKVSVPVPFPSMPVSSETEVADARRQDDKVDDITVH
- the LOC101765884 gene encoding metal transporter Nramp4 isoform X1; protein product: MQKVAACPMVADHHHHHHHSDAAAAAAVMEEAGRKVEREDQQRGRGSGRVAAVVGASGGGAGEIEIEMAAAATAGGAAGASSSGQQHDDDAEGSLLRQKSTWKRFLAHAGPGFLISLAYLDPSNVQTDLQAGSSHRYELLWVLFFGFIFVLIIQSLAAKLGIITGKHLAELCMREYPKYVKYGLWLLIEVGVIAATVPGVLGTALAYKILLHIPFWAGVLICGASTFLILALQSCGVRKMEFIGVIFILIMAACFFVEVNSANPPMGEVIQGLFIPRLRGAYATSDAIALFSALIVPHNLFLHSSLVLSRKIPSSPKGVKDTSTFFLIENAFALFLVLLVNVAIVSITGTICADSQMVDDNCSGLTLNSTSVLLKNIFGKSSSKIYGLALLASGQSCTVATSYSGQYIMQGFSGMRKFIIYIIAPCFTIIPSLIICSIGGAAHVRQLIYISAIILAFVLPFALVPLLKFSSSCAMIGPYKNSTCIVRVAWILSMVIMGVNIYFFCTSFLSWLVHSELPRIANAVISTLVFPFMAAYIAALIYLVFKKVSVPVPFPSMPVSSETEVADARRQDDKVDDITVH